A DNA window from Altererythrobacter sp. B11 contains the following coding sequences:
- a CDS encoding ribose-phosphate diphosphokinase codes for MNPVLFSLSASPDMAAHLCAETGMELGEIAWRQFPDGESYVRLLSSVRGRDVVLLCTLDRPDTKALALLFAADKAREMGARRVSLVAPYLAYMRQDKAFNEGEAVTSVTFARLLSRAFDGLITVDPHLHRHPDLGAVYSIPAIAVQAAPAIAAWIRREVPNPLLIGPDEESGQWVEEIASLAGAPYAVLRKERRGDYDVSISADNLPDLSNLTPVIIDDIASSARTMIEAAHILRETAAATPIAIVVHPILAGDAFGKLQAAGTARVVSTDTIAHPSNAISVVPQIAAALKAWRDETARPESSSAGRQRVNQGPS; via the coding sequence ATGAATCCGGTTCTGTTCTCGCTCAGCGCCTCGCCCGACATGGCGGCTCACTTGTGTGCCGAGACCGGCATGGAGCTTGGAGAAATCGCTTGGCGGCAGTTTCCGGACGGCGAGAGCTATGTGCGTCTGTTGTCCTCCGTCCGTGGGCGAGACGTCGTTCTGCTGTGCACGCTCGATCGGCCCGATACCAAGGCCTTGGCCCTCTTGTTCGCGGCCGACAAGGCACGCGAAATGGGCGCGCGCCGCGTTAGCCTCGTTGCGCCCTATCTGGCTTATATGCGCCAGGACAAGGCCTTCAATGAAGGCGAAGCCGTAACTTCGGTCACTTTTGCGCGTCTACTCTCGCGTGCGTTCGATGGGCTCATCACTGTCGATCCGCACCTGCACCGACATCCGGACCTAGGCGCGGTCTATTCCATCCCGGCCATTGCGGTTCAGGCCGCACCCGCAATCGCCGCGTGGATACGCCGGGAAGTCCCCAATCCGCTCCTTATCGGTCCCGATGAGGAGAGCGGTCAGTGGGTCGAAGAAATCGCTAGCCTGGCCGGCGCTCCCTACGCAGTTCTCCGCAAGGAGCGCAGGGGCGATTACGACGTCAGTATCTCGGCCGACAATCTTCCTGATTTATCCAACCTTACGCCGGTGATCATTGATGACATCGCCTCAAGCGCCCGCACAATGATCGAAGCGGCGCACATTCTTCGGGAAACAGCTGCCGCAACGCCGATCGCGATCGTCGTCCATCCGATCCTGGCAGGCGATGCCTTTGGGAAACTGCAGGCGGCGGGCACCGCCAGGGTCGTCAGTACCGACACCATCGCGCACCCATCCAACGCAATCAGTGTCGTGCCGCAAATTGCTGCAGCGCTAAAGGCGTGGCGCGATGAAACAGCCCGGCCGGAATCTTCGTCGGCGGGGCGTCAACGCGTCAACCAAGGCCCTTCGTAG
- a CDS encoding DUF6629 family protein, producing MCFSATASFTAGAALLVTGAFSIRLARNPAERPYAAIPLLFGVQQLIEGALWLTFPDKTQLLSTVLTYAYSIFSHVLWPIFVPLAVYFLEPVKWRRKALLVAVAGGTAVGLYLLYFLIRLPIVATAAEGHIDYVSPHFYVKIVMALYILGTCISPLLSSHRWVRWFGIAAIVSFLLAGIFYLTWFISVWCFFAAIMSVMVLTFFLRRSPALASGARMDTAKSERFLAE from the coding sequence ATGTGCTTTTCGGCCACAGCTAGTTTCACCGCCGGAGCAGCGTTGCTGGTTACCGGTGCATTCAGCATACGCCTTGCGCGAAACCCTGCCGAGCGGCCATATGCAGCGATACCGCTCCTGTTTGGCGTTCAGCAATTGATCGAGGGCGCGCTTTGGCTGACATTCCCTGACAAGACGCAGCTTCTCAGTACCGTGCTGACTTACGCCTATTCGATATTTTCACACGTACTCTGGCCAATCTTTGTCCCGCTCGCCGTCTATTTTCTCGAACCTGTGAAATGGCGCCGCAAGGCGCTGCTGGTAGCGGTTGCGGGAGGAACAGCAGTGGGTCTTTATCTGCTCTATTTCCTCATCCGGCTTCCGATTGTGGCTACAGCTGCCGAGGGACATATCGACTACGTATCACCCCACTTCTACGTTAAAATCGTCATGGCTCTGTATATTTTGGGAACCTGCATAAGCCCTCTTCTGTCGAGCCACCGCTGGGTGCGATGGTTTGGCATCGCAGCGATCGTGTCGTTTCTTCTTGCCGGCATCTTTTACCTAACCTGGTTCATATCGGTCTGGTGTTTCTTTGCAGCGATCATGAGCGTGATGGTTCTGACGTTCTTCTTGCGGCGTTCGCCGGCGCTCGCCTCCGGCGCGCGAATGGACACAGCAAAATCCGAGCGCTTCCTCGCCGAGTGA
- a CDS encoding lysophospholipid acyltransferase family protein has product MILGNHQSPWETIAALVLFPDLAIVAKQELLKIPVLGWYLRYSPMVIIDRGDTTGSVRSMVTACRDALSDGRSLLIFPEGTRQPVGSPIIFKRGVELLYRTLGLPALVFAHDSGRFWPAGSVLRSGVITVSLLPPIPPGLDAREFFQQSQRMLADEVARLAG; this is encoded by the coding sequence TTGATTCTGGGAAATCATCAGTCGCCATGGGAAACGATTGCGGCACTCGTGTTATTTCCCGATCTGGCCATAGTCGCGAAGCAGGAACTTCTCAAAATACCCGTTCTGGGTTGGTATCTTCGATATTCTCCCATGGTCATCATCGATCGAGGCGACACCACCGGCTCGGTGCGAAGCATGGTGACAGCGTGCCGGGATGCTCTTTCCGACGGCCGATCACTGTTGATTTTCCCAGAAGGCACACGCCAACCGGTCGGATCGCCAATCATTTTCAAACGCGGCGTGGAACTGTTGTATCGTACGCTTGGCCTGCCCGCGCTTGTTTTCGCTCACGATTCCGGGCGCTTCTGGCCGGCCGGATCTGTCCTGCGGTCCGGCGTCATTACAGTTTCGCTTCTACCTCCGATTCCGCCAGGCCTGGACGCTCGGGAGTTCTTCCAGCAATCGCAGCGAATGTTGGCGGATGAGGTCGCCCGTCTCGCCGGTTAG
- a CDS encoding MBL fold metallo-hydrolase RNA specificity domain-containing protein, translating to MTLQLTFLGGAGTVTGSKYLVETDDCKILVDCGLFQGFKQLRLRNRQPLPIAPRDIDAVLLTHAHLDHSGFIPALVRDGFRGPVISTHATFKLCELLLPDSGYLMEADARYANKRGFSKHTPALPLYTERDAKAALTSFAPTSFDEPSKVAEGCSAIFRPMGHILGAASIELNCNGKRIVFSGDVGRYSAATMIDPVRVPRADYLVVESTYGNRHHDETDPETALEEVINRTIGRGGSVIIPSFAVGRAQTLLFHLSQLRRRGRLGPVPIFLNSPMAVNASSIFCDHVGEHRLTQDQCREACGIAEYVRDVEDSKRLNRDPMPKVIVAASGMATGGRILHHLKAYAPDPRNTILLAGFQAGGTRGAALRDGASELKIHGEFIPVRAEVASLDMLSAHADQGELLRWLGGFEDPPVQTFVTHGEPEASDTFRRCITERLGWEARVPEHGERVVLE from the coding sequence ATGACCTTGCAACTTACTTTTCTGGGCGGTGCCGGTACGGTCACCGGATCGAAATATCTCGTCGAGACCGACGACTGCAAAATCCTTGTCGACTGCGGCCTGTTCCAAGGTTTCAAGCAGCTACGCCTGCGCAATCGCCAACCCCTCCCCATCGCGCCGCGCGATATCGATGCCGTTCTTCTCACGCATGCCCATCTTGATCATTCGGGTTTCATTCCGGCGCTTGTCCGCGACGGTTTCCGTGGCCCCGTGATCAGCACGCACGCGACCTTCAAGCTGTGCGAGCTCCTGCTCCCCGACAGCGGCTATCTCATGGAAGCGGACGCACGCTATGCCAACAAGCGCGGGTTCAGCAAACACACGCCGGCTCTTCCACTCTATACCGAACGCGATGCAAAGGCGGCGCTTACCTCCTTCGCTCCGACCAGCTTCGACGAACCGTCGAAAGTTGCCGAAGGCTGCAGCGCGATCTTCCGGCCAATGGGGCATATTCTCGGGGCGGCCAGCATCGAACTGAACTGTAACGGCAAGCGGATCGTCTTTTCGGGTGATGTCGGCCGCTACTCCGCAGCAACGATGATCGATCCGGTGCGAGTTCCGCGAGCAGACTATCTTGTTGTCGAGTCGACCTATGGCAACCGACACCATGACGAGACCGACCCCGAAACCGCTTTGGAAGAGGTCATCAACCGCACCATCGGGCGCGGCGGAAGCGTCATCATCCCGTCATTTGCGGTCGGACGCGCCCAGACGCTGCTGTTTCATTTGAGCCAGCTGCGTCGCCGCGGACGGCTTGGTCCTGTACCGATCTTCCTCAACAGCCCGATGGCGGTCAACGCAAGTTCGATCTTCTGCGACCATGTTGGAGAGCACCGCCTAACGCAAGACCAGTGCCGGGAGGCCTGCGGCATTGCCGAATACGTCCGTGACGTCGAGGACTCAAAGCGCCTCAATCGCGACCCCATGCCCAAAGTCATTGTCGCGGCCAGCGGGATGGCGACGGGCGGAAGGATATTGCATCATCTCAAAGCTTATGCCCCCGATCCCCGCAACACGATCCTCCTGGCCGGTTTCCAGGCCGGCGGGACGCGGGGCGCAGCCCTGCGCGATGGTGCGAGCGAACTGAAGATCCACGGAGAGTTCATCCCTGTGCGCGCAGAGGTTGCCAGTCTCGACATGCTGTCTGCCCATGCCGATCAGGGCGAACTCCTGCGATGGCTTGGCGGCTTCGAGGATCCGCCGGTCCAGACATTCGTGACTCACGGTGAGCCGGAGGCCTCCGATACGTTTCGCCGTTGCATCACCGAACGGCTTGGGTGGGAGGCGCGGGTGCCCGAACACGGCGAGCGCGTGGTGCTCGAGTGA
- a CDS encoding cation:proton antiporter domain-containing protein has product MDHEIPHLREIFVFLAAAGLVIPTVRKLGISSVLGFLFAGLLIGPHGLNRIVVDVPLLAYVVIADVDGVRRVAELGIIFLLFMIGLELSTRQLWGMRRIVFGLGTGQVCASAAIIGAIAYAFGNSMIASAILGLCLALSSTALVMQSLTETGRLGTRFGRTAFGILLFQDLAVVPVLFLVGVAGAEGSESLAGAATRAILQAAIIIAAILAVGRIAIRPLLRFVGGSGSREVFMAAVLLIVLGTAALTAQAGLSMALGAFLAGLLFADTEYRHQVASDIEPFKGLLLGLFFMSVGMSLDVSAVWQLLGWVVLSVIGLVALKAGTLFVVSKAFRQPTAVAAETAVLLCQGGEFAFVILAAGLAVGVLDPTVGQFMLMVVILTMFLTPALSAAGRLLGRFLEKRENGTLVPADLGITGEAHVIIGGFGRVGHLLADLLDAQRISYVALDTDAEVIARQRAKGMPVVFGDASQPDLLPHLGIERAAAFVTTMDAPGSAEHVVGAVHQLWPHVPIYARARDAEHARRLQALGASGTVPDTVEASLQLCEELLTGIGFPEEAARAIVNERRNDLFAARTV; this is encoded by the coding sequence TTGGATCACGAAATTCCCCACTTGAGGGAAATTTTTGTTTTCCTCGCGGCTGCCGGATTGGTGATCCCGACCGTCCGTAAACTCGGCATCAGCTCTGTCCTCGGATTTCTATTTGCCGGCCTTTTGATTGGCCCGCACGGTCTCAACCGCATTGTCGTGGATGTGCCACTGCTCGCCTATGTGGTTATCGCGGATGTCGACGGTGTCCGTCGCGTCGCTGAGCTCGGCATAATCTTTCTGCTGTTCATGATCGGCCTTGAACTCTCGACGAGGCAATTGTGGGGGATGCGACGGATCGTTTTCGGTCTTGGCACCGGGCAAGTCTGCGCATCCGCTGCCATCATCGGGGCGATCGCCTACGCCTTCGGCAACTCCATGATCGCATCCGCGATTTTAGGGCTCTGTCTGGCATTATCATCCACCGCGCTCGTCATGCAGAGTTTGACTGAGACAGGGCGTCTTGGCACCCGGTTCGGGCGCACAGCGTTCGGTATCCTCCTGTTTCAAGACCTCGCCGTCGTCCCCGTCCTCTTTCTCGTAGGCGTGGCTGGCGCAGAAGGTAGCGAGTCGCTGGCCGGAGCCGCTACACGGGCGATCCTTCAGGCTGCTATCATTATCGCCGCCATTCTGGCCGTCGGACGCATTGCTATACGGCCGCTGTTGCGGTTCGTCGGCGGCAGCGGCAGCCGCGAAGTGTTTATGGCCGCCGTCCTGCTGATTGTGCTTGGAACCGCTGCACTCACGGCACAGGCGGGCCTTTCGATGGCCCTCGGCGCATTTCTTGCTGGGCTGCTGTTCGCAGACACCGAGTACCGCCACCAGGTGGCCAGTGATATCGAGCCCTTCAAGGGCCTACTCCTGGGCCTCTTCTTCATGTCCGTCGGCATGAGCCTTGACGTGAGTGCCGTCTGGCAGTTGCTAGGCTGGGTCGTACTTTCAGTGATTGGCCTCGTCGCACTCAAAGCTGGGACCCTGTTCGTGGTTTCGAAAGCGTTCCGGCAGCCCACAGCCGTCGCTGCGGAGACTGCGGTCCTGCTCTGCCAAGGCGGCGAATTTGCATTCGTCATCCTCGCTGCCGGGCTTGCGGTCGGCGTGCTGGACCCAACTGTCGGTCAGTTCATGCTTATGGTGGTTATCTTGACGATGTTTCTCACCCCGGCCCTTTCCGCCGCCGGCCGCCTGCTGGGCCGATTTTTAGAGAAGCGGGAGAATGGCACCCTCGTACCTGCCGACCTCGGGATTACAGGGGAAGCCCATGTGATTATCGGCGGCTTCGGCCGGGTTGGGCATCTTCTGGCTGATCTGCTAGACGCTCAGCGCATCAGTTATGTCGCGCTCGATACCGATGCCGAAGTCATCGCACGTCAGCGTGCGAAGGGAATGCCGGTTGTCTTTGGCGATGCAAGTCAGCCGGATCTTCTTCCGCATCTTGGTATCGAGCGCGCTGCGGCGTTCGTGACCACTATGGATGCGCCCGGGAGTGCCGAGCATGTTGTCGGCGCGGTTCACCAGCTCTGGCCGCATGTGCCCATTTACGCAAGAGCCCGAGATGCGGAGCATGCACGCCGGCTGCAAGCACTCGGTGCATCGGGGACGGTACCCGACACCGTTGAGGCTAGTCTGCAATTGTGCGAAGAACTCCTGACCGGCATCGGCTTCCCCGAGGAAGCTGCACGTGCCATCGTCAATGAGCGCCGCAACGATCTGTTCGCGGCGCGCACCGTTTGA
- a CDS encoding L-lactate permease produces the protein MILAALAPLIAVLGLLVMLRLPAAVAMPISLLVTALVSVVIWRVPVIQVLAAAAEGTVIAASIVWIVFGAIFLLKVLTAGGAMTVIRDGFTRIAPDPRAQIIVIAWLFGAFLEGAAGFGTPAAITAPLLVALRFRPMAAVVLALIADSSPVSFGAIGTPVAIGLAQGLEEDGQVDAAIAADGDQSLETMLEAVAVQAAMIDLFVGSLIPLIMILIFTRFFDVRQSWKAGLAAWKFALAAGFAYTLPALGVAAMLGPELPALIGALCGLAIIVPIARKGWLLPDGGLRPTLEHGALVASPMSLKRAWSPYLLLAVMLVVTRIEILPFKSWLNKVSIQWNGIFGTEISVSVAPFYLPGAMFVVIAVLTLRMHRMNLAQVRTSLNEAARIVGTSAMALGAAVPMVRIFIQSGVNDAGLRSMPMELASFAAGGVGTKWPLVAPLLGALGSFLSGSATFSNMTFALLQTQAAEQVGMPTVLVLAGQMLGANAGNMVSVLNVVAAAAVVGLIREEGRIIRFTFLPMLIYALASGTIIFALMLAS, from the coding sequence TTGATCCTTGCCGCGCTTGCGCCGCTCATTGCGGTCCTCGGACTGCTGGTCATGCTTCGTTTGCCTGCCGCCGTGGCGATGCCTATCAGCCTTCTCGTTACCGCCCTTGTGAGCGTCGTCATCTGGCGTGTGCCGGTAATCCAGGTTCTTGCTGCCGCCGCCGAGGGGACGGTGATCGCGGCATCGATCGTCTGGATAGTCTTCGGGGCGATTTTCCTGCTCAAGGTTCTCACGGCAGGCGGAGCCATGACCGTCATCCGGGACGGGTTCACCCGCATTGCCCCTGACCCCCGCGCGCAGATTATAGTCATCGCCTGGCTTTTCGGGGCCTTCCTCGAAGGTGCTGCTGGTTTCGGAACCCCGGCCGCGATCACCGCACCCTTGCTTGTCGCTCTGCGCTTCAGGCCAATGGCAGCCGTGGTGCTTGCGCTGATTGCCGACAGCAGCCCTGTTTCCTTCGGCGCGATCGGCACGCCCGTCGCAATAGGCCTCGCGCAGGGTCTGGAGGAAGACGGACAGGTCGATGCGGCAATCGCGGCCGACGGTGACCAAAGTTTGGAAACCATGCTCGAAGCAGTCGCGGTTCAGGCAGCGATGATAGATCTTTTTGTCGGCAGCCTCATCCCTCTCATCATGATCCTGATCTTCACGCGTTTCTTCGATGTGCGTCAAAGTTGGAAGGCCGGTCTCGCGGCGTGGAAATTCGCCTTGGCGGCCGGCTTTGCCTACACGCTGCCCGCACTTGGCGTGGCGGCAATGCTCGGGCCCGAGCTGCCCGCGCTCATCGGCGCTCTTTGTGGTCTAGCGATCATCGTTCCGATTGCCCGGAAGGGATGGCTTTTGCCGGATGGAGGGCTGAGACCAACTTTAGAGCACGGCGCCCTCGTCGCCTCCCCGATGTCACTCAAGCGTGCCTGGTCACCCTATTTGCTTCTCGCGGTGATGCTTGTCGTTACGCGGATCGAAATCCTGCCGTTCAAGAGTTGGTTGAACAAGGTTTCCATTCAATGGAACGGCATCTTCGGGACAGAGATCAGTGTCTCGGTCGCGCCATTCTACCTGCCAGGCGCCATGTTTGTTGTCATCGCCGTGCTGACGCTTCGCATGCACCGGATGAACCTTGCCCAGGTCCGAACTTCGCTCAATGAGGCTGCCCGAATCGTCGGAACGAGTGCGATGGCACTGGGCGCAGCGGTGCCGATGGTACGCATTTTTATCCAGTCAGGCGTGAACGACGCTGGTCTTCGCAGCATGCCGATGGAGCTTGCCAGCTTTGCCGCTGGCGGTGTCGGGACGAAATGGCCGCTGGTCGCTCCGTTGCTTGGCGCTCTTGGCAGTTTTCTTTCAGGTAGCGCCACATTCAGCAATATGACATTTGCTCTTTTGCAGACGCAGGCCGCTGAGCAGGTCGGCATGCCAACAGTACTGGTGCTCGCCGGACAAATGCTCGGTGCGAATGCCGGCAACATGGTATCTGTGCTGAACGTGGTAGCCGCAGCCGCGGTGGTTGGTCTGATCAGGGAGGAAGGAAGGATCATTCGTTTCACCTTCCTGCCGATGCTCATCTACGCGCTGGCCTCGGGCACGATCATCTTTGCGCTCATGCTGGCGTCGTGA
- a CDS encoding copper-translocating P-type ATPase, translated as MAHEMGHGAGADMQAMVRDMRNRFWVALLFTIPIFVYSPMGGMFTPPAPPFGLGLDLWLFFLASAAVIYPSWPFFVAAWRALRNGILNMAVLVVLSVGTGYLFSVGSTFLFPGVQFYEAVAVLLVFILLGHWLEMRARAGASQAIRALLDLAPPMATVIRDGREVEIATSEVQVGETIIIKPGNKIPVDGEIVEGTSLIDESMLTGESMPVNKAVGDEVIGASINKSGSFRYKATKVGADTALAQIVKLVQEAQNSKAPAQLLADRASQWLVLIAILIGLATFATWFWWLGAPLLFAVTLTITVFVIACPDALGLATPMAVMVGTGLGATNGILFKNAGALEDATKLDVIVFDKTGTLTMGQPHVVDIVAAEGRSDEDVLRLAAAVERGSEHPLALAILDRAGDLALDDVRDFHNREGMGAEALVGGSTVLLGNRRLMDEENVPLGTLSEAADELKGAGRTVVHVAHKGDLVGLIAIADAPRPTAIAAVAALRKRGVEVAMLTGDNEGTAKRVAAQLGIGTVLADVLPGQKADKVKELQAQGKRVGMVGDGINDAPALTQADVGFAIGAGTDVAMESADVVLMRSDPYDVVGAIVLSKATLRKMHQNLFWAVAYNVIAFPVAAGVLYPLIISPAVAAIAMSGSSALVAVNALLLKRTRMEGIGRSVAESGESDRSPTASPIPA; from the coding sequence ATGGCGCACGAAATGGGACACGGCGCCGGTGCCGACATGCAAGCGATGGTCCGTGACATGCGCAACCGGTTCTGGGTGGCTCTCCTCTTTACCATTCCGATCTTTGTCTATTCGCCAATGGGCGGCATGTTCACGCCGCCTGCTCCGCCTTTCGGGTTGGGCCTCGATCTGTGGCTGTTCTTCCTCGCGAGCGCTGCGGTTATCTATCCCAGCTGGCCGTTCTTCGTCGCCGCCTGGCGCGCGCTGCGCAACGGAATCCTCAACATGGCAGTGCTTGTCGTGCTGTCGGTCGGAACAGGCTATCTCTTCAGCGTCGGCTCGACCTTCCTCTTTCCCGGTGTGCAGTTCTACGAGGCAGTCGCGGTCCTGCTGGTCTTCATCCTGCTCGGCCACTGGCTCGAAATGCGCGCGCGCGCCGGGGCGTCGCAGGCGATACGCGCACTGCTCGATCTCGCGCCGCCGATGGCGACCGTCATTCGCGATGGCCGCGAAGTGGAGATCGCCACCTCCGAAGTCCAGGTGGGCGAAACGATCATTATCAAGCCTGGCAACAAGATACCCGTCGACGGGGAAATCGTCGAAGGAACCTCGCTAATCGATGAATCGATGCTTACCGGCGAGTCGATGCCGGTCAACAAGGCGGTCGGCGACGAAGTCATCGGCGCATCGATCAACAAGAGCGGCAGCTTCCGGTACAAGGCAACCAAAGTTGGTGCCGACACCGCGCTGGCCCAAATTGTCAAGCTCGTCCAGGAAGCGCAGAATTCCAAGGCCCCGGCGCAACTGCTTGCCGACCGCGCGTCGCAGTGGTTGGTCTTGATCGCGATCCTTATCGGACTGGCGACCTTTGCGACATGGTTCTGGTGGCTCGGCGCGCCATTGCTGTTCGCCGTCACGCTGACAATAACCGTCTTCGTCATTGCTTGCCCGGATGCTCTGGGACTCGCGACCCCGATGGCGGTCATGGTCGGGACCGGGCTCGGCGCGACCAACGGCATCCTGTTCAAGAATGCCGGCGCGCTCGAGGATGCGACCAAACTCGACGTCATCGTATTCGACAAGACCGGCACGCTAACCATGGGGCAGCCGCATGTGGTCGACATCGTCGCTGCGGAAGGCCGATCCGACGAGGATGTGTTGCGGCTCGCCGCCGCGGTCGAGCGTGGTTCGGAACACCCGCTCGCACTCGCCATCCTTGACCGCGCAGGCGATCTCGCGCTCGACGACGTCCGCGACTTTCATAACCGGGAAGGCATGGGCGCAGAGGCGCTGGTGGGCGGAAGCACGGTGCTGCTCGGCAATCGCCGACTGATGGACGAGGAGAACGTCCCACTCGGCACCTTGTCCGAGGCGGCGGATGAGCTGAAGGGTGCCGGACGAACAGTCGTTCACGTCGCGCACAAGGGCGATCTGGTCGGTCTGATCGCCATCGCCGACGCCCCGCGCCCCACCGCCATTGCGGCGGTCGCGGCGCTGCGCAAGCGCGGGGTCGAAGTGGCAATGCTGACCGGCGACAATGAGGGCACGGCAAAGCGCGTGGCGGCACAGCTGGGCATCGGCACCGTGCTCGCCGACGTCCTGCCCGGCCAGAAGGCCGATAAAGTCAAGGAGTTGCAGGCCCAGGGCAAGCGCGTGGGCATGGTTGGAGACGGAATCAACGATGCGCCCGCGCTGACCCAGGCCGATGTCGGTTTTGCGATCGGGGCCGGCACCGATGTCGCTATGGAAAGCGCCGATGTCGTACTTATGCGCAGCGATCCTTATGACGTGGTCGGCGCGATCGTTCTTTCGAAAGCAACCTTGCGCAAGATGCACCAGAACCTGTTCTGGGCTGTCGCTTACAATGTCATTGCCTTTCCGGTCGCGGCAGGCGTCCTCTACCCGCTGATCATCAGCCCGGCGGTCGCCGCCATCGCCATGTCGGGGAGCTCCGCGCTCGTGGCCGTGAATGCACTGCTCCTCAAACGGACGCGAATGGAAGGTATCGGCAGGAGCGTAGCGGAGTCCGGAGAAAGCGATCGGAGCCCCACGGCGAGCCCGATTCCTGCGTGA
- a CDS encoding thymidine phosphorylase family protein produces the protein MLTDHTVAPHGLRVRRLGIETGGEAIVFMHADCPVARSEGFATRTRVEVHAGGRRALATLFFTTNGLLDPDEVGLPNALWRQLHAGDGDVIEVRHPQPLASMSDVRAKIYGHRLEQDRLARIVADIATGRYSDVELAAFVTAFAGQPLDVTETAALTRAMLEAGDRLDWPDELVLDKHCVGGLPANRTTPLIVAIVTAAGFTMPKTSSRAITSPAGTADAMEVMAPVNLDLAAMRRVVEREGGCVVWGGNVRLSPADDILIGVERALDVDSEVQLVASILSKKLAAGATHVLLDLPVGATAKVRSPAEAARLSAHLVAVAAEFHLSVTPVLTDGTQPVGSGIGPALEAHDVLAVLRRAPDAPADLRERAIDLSGRILDLAGGPSGRGHAQASAILDDGQALDKFMAICEAQGGFSEPSTAPLRYTISAPRSARVAAFDNRTLARIAKLAGAPRSKSAGISLHVKLGATVARGEPIFTVHAESRGELDYALAFAAANPDAIRLASL, from the coding sequence ATGCTTACCGACCACACAGTGGCGCCTCATGGCCTGCGCGTCCGACGCCTCGGCATCGAGACCGGTGGCGAAGCGATCGTGTTCATGCACGCCGACTGTCCAGTCGCCCGTTCGGAAGGGTTCGCGACGCGGACGCGCGTGGAAGTCCATGCGGGAGGCCGCCGCGCACTCGCAACGCTCTTTTTCACGACAAACGGCCTGCTCGACCCCGACGAGGTCGGACTGCCAAACGCTCTTTGGCGCCAGCTTCATGCTGGCGATGGCGATGTCATTGAGGTGCGTCATCCGCAGCCACTCGCTTCGATGAGCGATGTGCGCGCCAAGATCTACGGCCATCGGCTCGAGCAGGACCGGCTTGCGCGGATCGTCGCGGATATCGCCACCGGCCGCTATTCCGACGTGGAACTCGCCGCCTTTGTGACCGCCTTTGCGGGGCAGCCGCTCGACGTAACCGAAACTGCGGCGTTGACACGTGCCATGCTTGAAGCGGGTGACCGGCTCGACTGGCCCGATGAACTCGTTTTGGACAAACACTGCGTCGGCGGGCTCCCGGCCAACCGCACCACTCCGCTCATTGTGGCGATTGTCACCGCTGCCGGCTTCACCATGCCCAAAACTTCTTCCCGCGCCATCACCTCGCCGGCAGGGACAGCCGATGCGATGGAAGTGATGGCTCCAGTCAATCTCGATCTGGCAGCGATGCGGCGCGTAGTCGAGCGTGAGGGCGGATGTGTCGTCTGGGGCGGCAATGTGCGCCTGAGCCCGGCTGACGACATCCTGATCGGCGTCGAGCGCGCGCTCGATGTGGATAGTGAAGTCCAACTTGTCGCGTCCATCCTGTCCAAGAAGCTCGCGGCCGGGGCGACGCATGTCCTGCTCGATCTGCCCGTGGGCGCAACCGCCAAAGTGCGCTCACCAGCTGAAGCAGCCAGGCTCAGCGCGCATCTGGTCGCGGTCGCGGCGGAATTCCATCTCTCGGTGACCCCGGTATTGACCGATGGGACACAGCCGGTGGGGTCGGGCATCGGGCCAGCGCTCGAGGCGCACGATGTTCTCGCCGTCCTGCGCAGAGCACCCGATGCTCCGGCGGACCTGCGCGAGCGGGCGATTGATCTGTCAGGCAGAATTCTCGACCTCGCTGGCGGACCGTCCGGGCGGGGGCATGCGCAGGCCAGCGCGATCCTCGACGACGGCCAGGCGCTCGACAAGTTCATGGCGATCTGCGAGGCGCAAGGGGGCTTTTCCGAACCGTCCACCGCACCGCTGCGATATACGATCAGCGCCCCGCGCAGTGCCAGGGTGGCGGCATTCGACAATCGGACGCTGGCGCGTATTGCCAAGTTGGCGGGTGCACCGCGATCCAAATCGGCAGGCATATCGCTGCATGTGAAGCTGGGTGCGACAGTAGCGCGGGGAGAGCCGATCTTCACCGTTCACGCGGAGAGCCGCGGCGAACTGGACTACGCGCTGGCCTTCGCCGCCGCCAATCCCGACGCCATCCGATTGGCAAGCCTATGA